The proteins below come from a single Ignavibacteria bacterium genomic window:
- a CDS encoding cytochrome c maturation protein CcmE, whose translation MKNKYMFGGAIIVVFLGVMIYLFTQTNVQYEADFAKIQAKSKTFKATGTWVREKNYEVNKDDRTFSFYMKDYTGREMKVVLAGNMPNNFESAQSVVVTGKYKDGCFYASDVLTKCPSKYEGKPQISSGM comes from the coding sequence ATGAAAAATAAATATATGTTCGGCGGTGCTATTATTGTAGTTTTCCTGGGCGTAATGATATACCTCTTTACACAGACAAACGTGCAGTATGAAGCCGATTTTGCCAAGATTCAGGCAAAGTCAAAAACCTTCAAGGCTACAGGCACCTGGGTAAGGGAGAAAAACTACGAAGTTAACAAAGACGACAGGACTTTTTCCTTCTATATGAAAGACTATACAGGCCGCGAAATGAAGGTGGTTCTGGCAGGCAATATGCCTAATAACTTCGAAAGCGCGCAGAGCGTTGTAGTTACTGGCAAATACAAGGACGGCTGCTTCTATGCTTCCGACGTACTGACAAAATGCCCGTCCAAATACGAGGGTAAGCCGCAAATAAGCTCCGGTATGTAA
- a CDS encoding VCBS repeat-containing protein codes for MKYAATMKLYTEGKIDLRRVTLTAISLLLAGYFLVPVNAQIPVNGFCRYQSFPVREGFHSFASLSFNGDAYTDLAMFDPLKKEIFTFAGQAEGSFKPGKTSRLKNEISFIEPIDKNLPGTLCAFISRKNRIAGLLNFSNSGSPNILSELRLDSYPGGMSLMDINSDGHEEILLYGEAFNGLSIIYRNQGRLREKKILNGKIYSHAVWTDLNHDSYPDIIAVELVTNSLKFLYNNSRGEFYEAREMKGRGKITSLLAYDFNLDGLQDIIAVQGNGIYILYGDYVSSFNKTQTIATDFRPDEVVISDFNRDGLNDIAYLDRSRSVVSAAFSRENGSFFREINYLARQGISHIAPYYSKFLTGLLSLDSGGKLYLISSLSVIKDNVSLSLGASPSDISYFDAGNNDIIDLCAVDRFRPALNIMLRDKSGIPSHYYSVDLVEACTNLEIYDKKTYEKTFYCYTRGKRLIQAVTVNFKYNRISKNNFYAAGPIFDLKAIDGQGADRTKLFAALISNGNLRLEVFDYVNYKYASLISKTLETGTADAKIDQYSPFSIFYWKEGKGCFYFKKLILDRELKQQKYLNEFTLKSKVPAWITGDILNQDEGSSANFIFDSNNYYAFISNINKNVKFKLKGSFSAFKIRNSNMLSLGEVRFNGLKKLLVYNDADRTLEKLDVLNKSGILLTTRLIEAGDVESYFVKNMNFRKYHFVYADKSEKCVTIKELP; via the coding sequence ATGAAATACGCCGCTACAATGAAGCTTTACACAGAAGGGAAAATAGACTTAAGACGCGTAACCTTAACAGCAATTAGCCTTTTACTTGCAGGATATTTCCTTGTTCCGGTAAATGCCCAGATCCCGGTAAATGGCTTCTGCAGGTATCAGAGCTTTCCTGTCCGCGAAGGCTTCCACAGCTTTGCCTCACTTAGCTTTAATGGCGATGCTTACACCGACCTTGCCATGTTCGATCCCCTTAAAAAAGAAATTTTTACCTTCGCAGGCCAGGCCGAAGGCTCATTTAAGCCGGGCAAAACGAGCCGCCTGAAAAATGAAATATCTTTTATTGAACCGATTGACAAAAACCTGCCAGGCACACTCTGCGCCTTTATTTCCAGGAAAAACAGAATTGCGGGCCTTCTTAATTTCTCCAATTCCGGCAGCCCGAATATCCTCTCTGAACTGAGGCTCGATTCTTATCCAGGTGGCATGAGCCTTATGGACATAAATTCCGACGGGCATGAGGAGATCCTTTTATACGGCGAGGCCTTTAACGGGCTTTCAATTATCTACAGGAATCAGGGGCGCCTCAGGGAAAAAAAGATTCTGAATGGAAAGATCTATTCGCATGCCGTCTGGACCGACTTAAATCACGACTCATACCCGGACATAATAGCTGTAGAGCTTGTAACCAACTCGCTGAAATTCCTTTATAACAATTCCAGGGGTGAGTTCTATGAAGCCCGTGAAATGAAAGGGCGCGGAAAGATCACTTCTTTGCTTGCCTACGACTTCAACCTGGACGGGCTGCAGGATATTATTGCTGTGCAGGGAAACGGGATTTATATTCTTTATGGCGATTATGTCTCCTCATTTAACAAGACACAGACCATAGCAACAGATTTCAGGCCCGATGAGGTTGTAATCTCCGACTTCAACCGCGACGGACTTAACGACATCGCCTACCTGGACAGGAGCCGTTCAGTGGTATCTGCGGCCTTTTCCAGGGAAAACGGTTCTTTCTTCAGGGAGATAAATTACCTCGCCCGGCAAGGGATATCCCATATAGCACCATATTACAGTAAGTTTCTTACAGGGCTGTTGTCCCTGGACTCCGGTGGCAAATTGTACCTTATCAGCAGCTTAAGCGTAATTAAGGATAACGTAAGCCTGTCGCTTGGAGCCTCCCCTTCGGATATTTCTTATTTTGACGCCGGGAACAATGACATCATCGACCTCTGCGCCGTTGACCGCTTCCGCCCGGCACTAAACATAATGCTAAGGGACAAGAGCGGCATCCCTTCGCATTATTATTCTGTCGATCTTGTGGAGGCGTGTACAAATCTGGAGATATACGATAAGAAAACTTATGAGAAGACATTTTACTGCTACACAAGGGGTAAGCGCCTCATTCAGGCTGTTACCGTAAACTTTAAGTATAACCGCATTTCAAAAAATAACTTTTACGCTGCCGGCCCCATCTTTGACCTTAAGGCAATTGACGGCCAGGGGGCAGACAGAACGAAGCTTTTCGCCGCGCTTATCAGTAACGGAAACCTCAGGCTTGAGGTGTTTGACTACGTTAACTATAAATATGCATCTCTTATCTCAAAGACACTGGAAACCGGAACGGCTGACGCTAAAATAGACCAGTACAGCCCTTTTTCCATCTTCTACTGGAAAGAGGGGAAAGGCTGCTTTTATTTTAAGAAGCTAATCCTCGACAGGGAGCTGAAGCAGCAGAAATACCTGAATGAGTTTACCCTGAAGTCAAAGGTGCCTGCCTGGATTACGGGCGATATACTCAACCAGGATGAGGGCAGCTCGGCAAATTTTATATTTGATAGTAATAATTATTATGCTTTTATTTCAAACATAAATAAGAACGTAAAGTTTAAGCTTAAGGGGAGTTTTTCAGCCTTTAAGATCAGAAACAGCAATATGCTCTCTCTCGGGGAAGTCCGGTTCAACGGCCTGAAAAAACTTCTGGTCTATAATGATGCCGACAGAACTTTAGAAAAACTGGATGTATTAAATAAGTCCGGAATCCTTCTTACAACCAGGCTTATTGAGGCCGGGGATGTTGAAAGCTATTTTGTGAAAAACATGAACTTCAGGAAGTACCACTTCGTTTATGCGGATAAGAGTGAAAAATGCGTGACAATAAAAGAACTGCCCTGA
- a CDS encoding CcmD family protein — protein sequence MLESLYKFLETNSIYIVLFIVLVIWVGIFLFLSSMDKRIKQIEKEIKGSKA from the coding sequence ATTTTGGAAAGTCTATATAAATTCCTGGAAACAAACTCCATCTACATAGTACTGTTTATTGTCCTTGTCATTTGGGTCGGAATCTTTTTATTTTTGTCCAGCATGGATAAGCGAATTAAGCAGATTGAAAAGGAAATTAAAGGGAGTAAGGCTTAA
- the bamD gene encoding outer membrane protein assembly factor BamD encodes MKKLLALVILSVALWGCASTVNTTNMNADEHLNYAMKLFNDGDYVESINEFQAILLQFPGSAVTDQAQYYLAESHFKRGEYILAAYEYSRLIKDIPASKLVPQAQFQLAESYYKLSPDFQLDQRYTNKSVEEFQAFIDFFPTDPRVPEAEKKIKELNDKLAEKEFHTAEIYEKMEYYEAAIYYYNIVTDTYHDSKYAPSAQYNKIRTLVQIKENKTALKEIASFLQRYPSDGNVTAVKKLQETLNKNG; translated from the coding sequence ATGAAAAAACTTTTGGCTTTGGTTATTTTATCTGTTGCTTTATGGGGCTGCGCAAGTACCGTAAACACAACAAACATGAACGCAGATGAACATCTGAACTATGCAATGAAACTGTTTAACGACGGCGATTATGTGGAATCTATAAATGAGTTCCAGGCCATCCTCCTGCAGTTTCCCGGAAGCGCCGTTACAGACCAGGCACAGTACTACCTAGCTGAAAGCCATTTCAAAAGAGGTGAATATATTCTTGCGGCTTACGAATACAGCCGCCTTATTAAAGACATCCCGGCAAGCAAACTTGTTCCGCAGGCCCAGTTCCAGCTCGCAGAATCTTATTATAAGCTCTCTCCCGATTTTCAGCTCGACCAGCGCTATACAAACAAAAGCGTTGAGGAATTTCAGGCGTTTATTGATTTCTTCCCCACGGACCCCAGGGTGCCTGAGGCTGAAAAGAAAATTAAAGAGCTGAATGACAAACTCGCTGAAAAGGAATTCCATACGGCTGAAATCTACGAAAAGATGGAATATTACGAAGCGGCTATTTATTATTATAATATAGTTACCGATACATATCACGATTCCAAGTACGCCCCGTCGGCACAGTATAACAAGATCAGGACACTCGTCCAGATCAAGGAAAACAAGACTGCGCTCAAGGAAATTGCCTCTTTCTTACAGAGGTATCCTTCAGACGGAAACGTAACGGCAGTTAAGAAACTTCAGGAAACTTTAAACAAAAACGGTTGA
- a CDS encoding toxin, giving the protein MTSKDEVESFLNDLRAKLSVYKIFYYNREKNKQALLDLEITPLQRDEFIRNLKAEDYFGGPKPDTNDVTLPDYWEFGITVKAREVYIKISIGKAARPVICMSFHLAERKITYPYKNA; this is encoded by the coding sequence ATGACAAGTAAAGATGAGGTAGAATCATTTCTTAATGATTTGCGTGCTAAATTATCGGTTTACAAGATTTTCTATTATAACAGAGAAAAGAATAAACAGGCTTTATTAGACCTGGAAATTACTCCTTTGCAAAGGGATGAGTTTATCAGGAACCTGAAAGCAGAGGATTACTTTGGCGGTCCCAAGCCGGATACAAATGACGTCACCCTGCCGGATTACTGGGAGTTTGGAATTACAGTAAAAGCACGTGAAGTATACATAAAAATTTCCATTGGCAAAGCAGCAAGGCCAGTAATTTGCATGTCATTTCATTTAGCAGAAAGAAAGATAACGTACCCATATAAAAATGCATAA
- the ccsA gene encoding cytochrome c biogenesis protein CcsA — protein MIWKTVLFLLMLFVIIAGISFPIVENPAAWYQFPIIPGLEEKAKIIFFHVPTAWLTVVAFLVSTVYSIKYLKNKDLDDDAKAIAAAQIGIMFCILATVTGSIWAKFNWGSYWNWDPRETSIFMLLLIYGAFFALRSAIEVEEKRAALSAVYSIIAFVTVPFFIFIMPRIMTGLHPGSANDTNAGPVVNFKMNGNMMIVFFTSLVAFTILFFWMWTLNYKSIIYKDKLTKNIL, from the coding sequence ATGATTTGGAAAACCGTCCTTTTTCTGTTGATGCTTTTTGTTATAATCGCGGGAATTTCCTTTCCAATTGTTGAGAATCCTGCTGCCTGGTACCAGTTCCCGATTATTCCGGGTCTGGAAGAAAAGGCCAAAATTATATTCTTTCACGTCCCAACGGCCTGGCTTACGGTGGTCGCATTCCTGGTCTCTACAGTTTACTCCATAAAATACCTGAAAAACAAGGACCTCGATGACGATGCAAAAGCCATTGCCGCAGCGCAGATAGGAATTATGTTCTGCATTCTGGCTACAGTTACAGGCTCCATATGGGCCAAGTTCAACTGGGGCAGCTACTGGAACTGGGATCCGAGAGAAACGAGCATATTTATGCTGCTTTTAATTTATGGTGCCTTCTTTGCCCTCAGAAGTGCAATTGAGGTGGAGGAGAAAAGAGCAGCGCTTTCAGCCGTGTATTCAATTATTGCTTTTGTTACGGTTCCGTTTTTTATCTTTATAATGCCCAGGATCATGACCGGCCTTCATCCGGGCAGCGCCAACGACACTAATGCCGGTCCGGTAGTCAATTTCAAAATGAACGGCAATATGATGATAGTTTTCTTTACTTCGCTTGTTGCCTTTACGATACTGTTCTTCTGGATGTGGACGCTTAACTACAAATCAATTATCTATAAAGATAAACTAACTAAAAACATACTTTGA
- a CDS encoding Glu/Leu/Phe/Val dehydrogenase has translation MEHTYKEPAPITDKMNPFESMMARFEKAAQILGLENGAYQYLKSPVKQVITSIPIIMDNGNIQVFEGYRVIHNDILGPSKGGLRFAPDVNLDEMKALAAWMTWKCAVVNIPFGGAKGGIRCDPSKLSMNELEKLTRRFTSNLLDIFGPEKDIPAPDMNTNEQVMAWVMDTYSMHTKTTTRAVVTGKPLILGGSLGRREATGRGVTMVSIAALKKMGINPESATAVVQGFGNVGSVSAQLLHEKGIKIVGLGDISGAIYNNKGISIPQVMEYFSRNKALSGFPEAEEITNEELLELPCDVLVPAAKEDQITKYNAPKLRCKIITEGANGPTTAAADPILEDKGILVIPDILANAGGVTVSYFEWVQDRTGYFWSLNRVNRRLERMMHEAFDNVYHHAETYKVSLRLGAYVLAINKVANTLKIRGIYG, from the coding sequence ATGGAACATACTTATAAAGAACCCGCTCCTATTACCGATAAAATGAATCCGTTTGAATCTATGATGGCCCGCTTTGAGAAAGCAGCTCAAATCCTCGGCCTTGAAAATGGTGCTTATCAATACTTAAAGTCTCCTGTTAAGCAGGTAATTACCTCAATCCCTATAATAATGGATAACGGCAATATCCAGGTCTTCGAAGGCTACCGCGTGATCCATAACGATATTCTCGGCCCTTCAAAAGGCGGCCTGCGCTTTGCTCCCGACGTCAATCTGGATGAAATGAAGGCCCTGGCGGCCTGGATGACCTGGAAATGCGCCGTGGTCAATATCCCTTTCGGAGGCGCCAAGGGAGGCATCAGGTGCGACCCTTCGAAGCTTAGCATGAATGAGCTTGAAAAATTAACCCGCAGGTTTACTTCAAACCTGCTGGACATTTTCGGCCCTGAAAAAGATATACCTGCTCCCGATATGAATACTAATGAGCAGGTTATGGCCTGGGTTATGGATACATACAGCATGCATACCAAAACCACTACCAGGGCCGTGGTTACGGGTAAACCGCTCATTTTAGGCGGCTCTCTAGGCAGAAGGGAGGCTACAGGAAGAGGCGTCACCATGGTCTCCATTGCGGCCCTGAAGAAAATGGGCATTAACCCCGAAAGTGCAACGGCCGTGGTTCAGGGCTTCGGCAACGTCGGAAGCGTCTCGGCACAGCTCCTGCACGAAAAGGGTATTAAGATCGTTGGCCTCGGCGACATAAGCGGCGCTATCTATAATAATAAAGGGATCAGCATCCCTCAGGTAATGGAGTATTTTTCTAGGAATAAGGCGCTTTCGGGCTTCCCGGAGGCCGAAGAAATAACAAATGAGGAGCTTCTGGAACTTCCCTGCGACGTGCTAGTGCCGGCGGCAAAGGAGGACCAGATTACAAAGTATAATGCGCCTAAGCTCCGCTGTAAAATTATTACCGAAGGCGCAAACGGGCCCACTACCGCTGCAGCCGACCCGATTCTGGAGGATAAGGGCATTCTCGTTATTCCCGATATCCTTGCCAATGCGGGCGGGGTTACTGTATCCTATTTTGAATGGGTGCAGGACCGCACCGGCTATTTCTGGTCGCTTAACCGCGTAAACAGGCGCCTTGAAAGAATGATGCATGAGGCTTTTGACAACGTTTATCATCATGCCGAAACTTATAAAGTGTCCTTAAGACTGGGCGCCTATGTGCTCGCAATTAATAAAGTAGCCAATACACTGAAAATTCGCGGTATCTATGGCTGA
- a CDS encoding ABC transporter permease yields MKSFALFKKDLHSELRTRYAINALVMFILVTISVILFSIGSEKISETLTGGLFWVVIFFSAMSGLSRAFVSEEERGTVLTLHLIASPNTIFSGKLLFNLILVFAMNLVIALLYSALFDSFIIRNFALFLLAFVLGNIGIAAASTIIAAIIAKTGSKGTLYPVLSFPILLPLILILLELTKFAIDGTVIGESMVELTVLVCYDVVILTASYLLFDFIWKD; encoded by the coding sequence ATGAAATCATTTGCTCTTTTTAAGAAAGACCTGCATTCTGAACTCAGGACCCGTTATGCCATAAATGCCCTCGTCATGTTCATACTGGTTACAATTAGCGTAATACTGTTCTCAATCGGGAGTGAAAAGATCTCGGAGACCTTAACAGGGGGGCTTTTCTGGGTCGTAATCTTCTTTTCGGCCATGTCGGGCCTGTCGCGCGCCTTTGTTTCAGAAGAGGAAAGGGGCACAGTCCTGACCCTTCACCTCATAGCCTCTCCTAACACCATATTCTCAGGCAAGCTGCTTTTCAATTTAATTCTTGTCTTTGCAATGAATTTAGTAATAGCCTTGTTATATTCCGCGCTTTTTGATTCCTTTATTATAAGGAACTTTGCCCTGTTCTTGCTGGCATTTGTCCTTGGGAACATCGGCATTGCAGCCGCCTCAACAATTATTGCGGCAATTATTGCAAAGACCGGCTCCAAAGGAACTTTATACCCGGTTCTTTCATTTCCTATATTATTACCCCTTATTTTAATTTTGCTGGAGCTGACCAAGTTTGCAATTGATGGCACGGTAATTGGGGAATCAATGGTAGAGTTAACCGTTCTTGTCTGTTATGATGTGGTAATACTGACAGCCTCTTACCTGCTGTTCGATTTTATTTGGAAAGATTAG
- the ccsA gene encoding cytochrome c biogenesis protein CcsA yields the protein MIGSIFLTLALVAGLASTIMYYLTFRGQENTLKIARVSYHAMAIFVIVAATLLLQAILTHQYQYKYVYEYSGSGLSLGLLISTFYAGQEGSFFLWTFFTVVFGLILQQYASKRGDLEPRVMSVYTLAASFLLMMISPMLKNPFAYIWSEPNFIQAANINPAILNMPFMQNFFFQDGQSGQSYVKMSSELHAMLVQSGIAINDFIIQGKGLNPLLQNFWMQIHPPILFMGFALSTVPFAFAISALMKNEYKEWIKQAFPWVLAGSMVLGLAIMLGGYWAYGVLGWGGYWGWDPVENSSLVPWLVGVASIHTMLVQRKSLQRHDSDGIGEFARTNLLLCILTFVLVLYSTFLTRSGILGDASVHAFTDPGKSVYIFLVILILSFTVLGLGMMLYRWKFLTKQVEPYKNLLNRELALFTGSIALMASAVIVIVGTSAPLFKTSVETKFYNDMNLPIAIIIGLLNGLSLLVKWRFTEGKEVFKKSAFSVGASVVLTILMATLGGVHGLMMNILTFASAFALFVNIEVAYKIIRGNKLMLGAYVAHIGIAVFLLGVVGSSVASDQKALELPKNEPRQAFGYTLTFKGYHPIENGQKFGFDIEVAKGNNKKVVSPVMFFSQFNNGLMKEPDIISELSKDFYVSPVGFDDGSQQQKGSQLTLNKGEAAQFEGAKITFSGFNFPKDAMNTMMSGGDFQIGAKVAVEYNGKSFQTEPLMKAAGGQKEFIPVEVKDANLKIQMEGMDASGKVNLIVTKLDGQAVMSSAPKEILSIEASVKPFINLVWTGVLVMVLGFIVSVVRRSRESLA from the coding sequence ATGATAGGCAGTATTTTTCTTACCCTGGCTTTAGTAGCCGGACTGGCCTCGACGATAATGTATTATCTTACATTCCGCGGGCAGGAGAATACACTGAAAATTGCCAGGGTGAGCTACCATGCCATGGCTATTTTCGTGATTGTGGCTGCAACCCTGCTTCTCCAGGCAATTCTTACTCACCAGTACCAGTATAAATATGTTTATGAGTACAGCGGAAGCGGGCTTTCTTTGGGTCTTTTAATTTCCACTTTCTATGCCGGACAGGAAGGAAGCTTTTTCCTCTGGACGTTCTTTACCGTTGTCTTCGGCCTTATACTCCAGCAGTACGCTTCAAAAAGAGGCGACCTGGAGCCGCGCGTAATGAGCGTTTACACTCTTGCAGCCTCGTTCCTTCTTATGATGATCTCGCCCATGCTGAAAAACCCGTTTGCCTACATCTGGAGCGAGCCTAATTTCATTCAGGCCGCAAACATCAATCCCGCAATCCTTAATATGCCTTTTATGCAGAACTTCTTCTTCCAGGACGGGCAGTCGGGACAGAGTTACGTCAAGATGAGTTCTGAGCTGCATGCAATGCTTGTTCAGAGCGGCATAGCAATAAACGATTTTATAATTCAGGGTAAGGGCTTAAACCCGCTTCTGCAGAACTTCTGGATGCAGATCCATCCGCCAATACTTTTCATGGGCTTTGCTCTTTCAACTGTTCCTTTTGCATTTGCAATCTCGGCCCTGATGAAAAATGAATATAAGGAATGGATTAAGCAGGCTTTCCCGTGGGTGCTTGCAGGATCGATGGTCTTAGGGCTTGCAATCATGCTCGGCGGCTACTGGGCCTACGGCGTTTTAGGATGGGGCGGATACTGGGGCTGGGACCCGGTTGAAAATTCAAGCCTTGTCCCGTGGTTAGTCGGCGTGGCCTCGATCCACACGATGCTCGTTCAGAGAAAGAGCCTCCAAAGGCACGACAGCGACGGAATAGGTGAATTTGCCAGGACAAACCTGCTCTTATGCATTCTGACCTTTGTGCTCGTTCTTTACAGCACATTCTTAACCAGAAGCGGAATTTTAGGCGATGCCTCGGTGCATGCCTTTACAGACCCCGGCAAATCGGTTTATATCTTCCTCGTAATTTTAATACTCAGCTTTACGGTCCTGGGACTTGGAATGATGCTCTACCGCTGGAAGTTTTTAACCAAGCAGGTTGAGCCTTACAAGAACCTCCTTAACCGCGAGCTTGCGCTTTTTACCGGTTCAATCGCCCTTATGGCCTCAGCCGTAATAGTAATTGTAGGAACGTCGGCTCCCTTGTTCAAGACCTCGGTTGAGACAAAGTTCTACAACGATATGAACCTGCCTATTGCAATTATAATAGGGCTCTTAAACGGACTGAGTCTTCTTGTAAAGTGGAGATTTACGGAAGGGAAGGAAGTTTTTAAGAAGTCGGCCTTCTCCGTTGGGGCCTCGGTTGTTCTTACCATTCTTATGGCCACTTTAGGCGGCGTGCACGGCCTTATGATGAACATTCTGACGTTTGCCTCGGCATTTGCGCTTTTTGTAAATATTGAAGTGGCTTATAAGATCATACGCGGCAACAAGCTGATGCTTGGTGCATACGTAGCTCACATAGGAATTGCGGTATTTTTGCTGGGTGTTGTGGGCTCTTCAGTTGCAAGCGATCAGAAAGCCCTGGAGCTTCCGAAGAATGAGCCCAGGCAGGCATTCGGCTACACGCTGACATTTAAGGGATACCATCCGATAGAGAACGGGCAGAAGTTCGGCTTTGACATTGAAGTTGCAAAGGGAAACAATAAAAAAGTTGTTTCACCCGTAATGTTCTTCAGCCAGTTCAACAACGGGCTTATGAAAGAGCCCGACATAATTTCAGAGCTTTCAAAGGACTTCTACGTATCTCCTGTTGGTTTTGATGACGGTTCACAGCAGCAGAAGGGAAGCCAGCTGACCTTAAACAAAGGTGAGGCTGCGCAGTTTGAAGGAGCAAAGATCACCTTCTCGGGCTTCAACTTCCCGAAAGACGCAATGAACACAATGATGTCGGGAGGCGACTTCCAGATCGGTGCCAAAGTTGCAGTTGAATACAACGGCAAATCCTTTCAGACCGAACCTTTAATGAAAGCCGCAGGCGGGCAGAAGGAATTTATTCCTGTTGAAGTAAAAGATGCAAACCTGAAAATTCAGATGGAAGGCATGGATGCATCAGGCAAAGTCAACCTGATAGTAACAAAGCTGGACGGCCAGGCGGTTATGAGCAGTGCTCCAAAAGAAATCCTTTCAATTGAAGCCAGTGTAAAGCCTTTCATAAATCTTGTCTGGACGGGTGTTCTTGTAATGGTGCTCGGTTTTATAGTTTCCGTTGTAAGACGCTCCAGAGAATCCCTCGCATAA
- a CDS encoding ABC transporter ATP-binding protein, with product MSDYQLTAEAVGKTFGRRLIFKDVNFSFENQGTFGIAGHNGSGKSTLVKIITGILGPSKGTISHLNGGSKIPVEKLHDYIGFVAPYLVLYDEFSAEENLRHFANIRGVEYNKERIDYLFNAFLLYDRRLDEVKAYSSGMKQRLKYIFALMHSPKLLVLDEPTSNLDSAGKDTVYKLIEAESASAVVLIASNEESDLALCKSVLQLENYKNNSK from the coding sequence ATGAGTGATTACCAACTGACAGCCGAGGCTGTGGGCAAAACATTCGGAAGAAGGTTAATTTTTAAGGACGTTAATTTTTCATTCGAAAACCAGGGCACATTCGGTATTGCCGGCCATAACGGCAGCGGAAAATCTACACTGGTTAAAATTATAACAGGCATACTGGGACCATCCAAAGGGACAATTTCACACCTTAATGGGGGCAGTAAGATACCGGTTGAAAAACTTCACGATTATATAGGTTTTGTAGCCCCTTACCTTGTACTCTACGACGAGTTCAGCGCCGAGGAAAACCTGCGCCATTTTGCCAATATACGCGGCGTTGAGTATAATAAAGAGAGAATTGACTACCTTTTTAACGCTTTCCTCCTTTACGACCGTAGGCTCGACGAGGTTAAGGCTTATTCCTCCGGCATGAAGCAGCGCCTTAAATATATCTTCGCCCTCATGCACAGCCCGAAGCTCCTGGTGCTCGATGAACCGACCTCAAACCTGGATTCTGCGGGCAAGGATACGGTTTATAAGCTTATTGAGGCTGAAAGCGCGTCTGCCGTGGTGCTTATTGCATCAAATGAGGAAAGCGACCTTGCGCTCTGCAAAAGCGTTCTTCAGCTTGAAAACTATAAAAACAATTCAAAATAA
- a CDS encoding acyl-CoA thioesterase — translation MGTEGKRASDSVITMTELVLPNHTNQLGNLLGGQLMHWIDICAAMSAAKHTNRVCVTASVDRIDFHHPIKLGDAVTLTACVNRVFNTSLEIQVEVFAESFRKGTRVHANSAYLTFVSVDEEVRPVKAVKVIPETEDEIRRYNEALHRRENRLKTRNLNSN, via the coding sequence ATGGGAACTGAGGGAAAGAGGGCTTCTGACTCTGTAATAACAATGACCGAACTGGTCCTGCCTAATCATACAAATCAGTTAGGCAATCTTCTGGGCGGGCAGCTTATGCACTGGATAGATATCTGTGCGGCTATGTCTGCTGCAAAACATACCAACAGGGTATGCGTTACCGCCTCGGTTGACAGAATAGATTTTCACCACCCTATAAAACTTGGTGATGCCGTAACTTTAACTGCCTGCGTCAACAGGGTTTTTAATACTTCACTCGAAATCCAGGTTGAGGTTTTTGCCGAAAGCTTCAGAAAAGGAACCAGGGTGCACGCAAATTCCGCATACCTGACTTTTGTTTCTGTCGACGAGGAGGTAAGACCCGTAAAGGCCGTTAAGGTTATTCCGGAAACTGAAGATGAAATACGCCGCTACAATGAAGCTTTACACAGAAGGGAAAATAGACTTAAGACGCGTAACCTTAACAGCAATTAG